One region of Syntrophales bacterium genomic DNA includes:
- a CDS encoding ATP-binding cassette domain-containing protein — protein sequence MLSIENLSKSYGRQQVMKKVSLTIASEIRVVLGLNGSGKSTMLKVVAGILQGDEGKIHINGTDIAGFSPEDRHVGYVPQQSSLFRHMNVRDNIRYCLRNKRGADANIGKLIEMLGLEEVLDKRPDALSGGFQSRVALARTLASQPHVMLMDEPLSDLDLAIKEKLLPEFKRVLKTLGVPVIYVTHDLTEANLLGDRFSCMIEGVLTNADSAETAFGLIKESVLSKDLRK from the coding sequence ATGCTTAGTATTGAAAATCTCAGCAAATCTTATGGCAGGCAACAGGTTATGAAAAAGGTATCTCTGACGATCGCCTCGGAGATACGAGTCGTTTTGGGCCTGAATGGAAGCGGAAAGTCAACGATGCTCAAGGTTGTGGCGGGCATCCTGCAAGGCGATGAGGGGAAGATACACATTAACGGAACGGACATTGCCGGTTTTTCTCCTGAAGATCGCCATGTTGGATATGTCCCCCAGCAGTCCTCGCTCTTCAGACACATGAACGTGAGGGATAATATCCGGTACTGCCTCCGGAACAAAAGGGGAGCTGATGCAAATATCGGAAAACTGATTGAAATGCTTGGTCTTGAAGAGGTTCTTGATAAGAGGCCAGATGCTCTCAGCGGTGGATTTCAGAGCCGGGTCGCCCTGGCCCGCACGCTCGCTTCTCAGCCCCATGTCATGCTCATGGACGAACCGCTGAGCGATCTCGATCTCGCCATCAAGGAGAAGCTCCTGCCTGAATTTAAACGTGTGCTCAAAACGCTGGGCGTGCCGGTGATCTACGTAACCCACGATCTGACCGAAGCGAACCTCCTGGGAGATCGCTTTTCCTGCATGATCGAAGGCGTTCTTACGAATGCTGATTCGGCGGAAACCGCCTTTGGGTTGATCAAGGAGAGCGTTTTAAGTAAAGATTTGCGAAAATAG
- a CDS encoding ABC transporter permease, which yields MNRIVTRNMIAVIFAPFLLLLIIYPLVALLTNLEIPGIVKTFHDYLFWESVKNTMFCALAAAALCVVMAIGFGYCHLFLRNTLLYKAANLMNDLPVAIPHTVAGLALLLAFGRTNFGFIGSTGLAFTLVAVILAMFFVSYPLAARAVATGVDQMDQESIIVARTLGDTPTMAFLRIALPGLREALFSGFVLAFARSLSEFAAVIMFGGNVPGSTQVLASYVFTKVEEGEVAMAVTASGFCIMLSLILVFFAGRGRRSHA from the coding sequence ATGAATAGAATCGTAACCAGAAACATGATTGCCGTTATTTTTGCGCCTTTTTTGCTTCTGCTGATTATTTATCCTCTTGTTGCGCTCTTGACAAATCTGGAAATTCCGGGAATCGTCAAGACCTTTCACGATTATCTTTTCTGGGAAAGCGTGAAAAACACGATGTTTTGCGCCCTTGCCGCAGCGGCTCTTTGTGTGGTGATGGCGATCGGGTTCGGCTATTGTCACCTCTTTTTGAGAAATACGCTGCTGTACAAGGCGGCTAATTTAATGAATGACCTGCCCGTCGCGATCCCCCATACGGTGGCGGGCCTGGCCCTGCTTCTTGCCTTCGGACGAACAAATTTCGGGTTTATCGGTTCCACTGGTCTTGCCTTTACTCTCGTTGCGGTCATTCTGGCCATGTTTTTCGTCTCCTACCCGCTTGCGGCCCGGGCGGTCGCAACGGGGGTTGATCAAATGGACCAGGAAAGCATCATTGTCGCCAGAACGCTGGGGGATACCCCAACGATGGCCTTTCTCCGGATAGCCTTGCCGGGCCTGAGAGAGGCCCTGTTTTCCGGTTTTGTCCTGGCCTTCGCCCGTTCCCTGAGCGAATTTGCCGCCGTGATCATGTTCGGTGGAAATGTTCCGGGTTCAACACAGGTTCTTGCTTCCTATGTTTTTACAAAAGTGGAAGAGGGCGAGGTGGCGATGGCGGTAACGGCGAGCGGCTTCTGTATTATGCTGTCCTTGATACTGGTGTTTTTTGCCGGTCGGGGAAGGAGGAGCCATGCTTAG
- a CDS encoding long-chain-fatty-acid--CoA ligase: MILPDSLKKACLFFPEKKAVICGNNSWTYRDFFDRLRSISAFMQAEGIKKGDRVAILHPNCHYYLESYYAIALIGAIAVPLNHRLSAAELAFILNDAGAKLLIADPKFAKTVEQIRGNIPSLEKIIWTGNASGGFPEGKNDRSYEKLVAGKDAFCADVAVKEDDIAQIYYTSGTTGRPKGVILTHKNVSLHALGTIAELQLTDRDVWLHAAPLFHLADAWASWAITWVGGTHVLVGEFAPPLVLSALEEKKVTLTNLIPTMLNMLINYPGVKKYNFSSLRVLLSGGAPIAPEVVRRIVETFGCDYIQTYGMTETCPYLTFSILKDHLRRLPPEEQLRFKSKTGREFIAVALKVVNDAGGEVKKDEKEVGEIIVRGDTVTPGYWQLPEETAKAIRDGWLYTGDMAVMDEEGYVTIVDRKKDMIVTGGENVYSTEVENALYMHKAVLECAVVGVPDEKWGETVHATVVLKPGISATADELISFCKEQIARYKAPKSVEFLPSLPKTGSGKIEKKKLRERYWTDERKKI; encoded by the coding sequence ATGATTCTTCCGGACTCATTAAAGAAAGCCTGCCTGTTTTTCCCCGAAAAAAAGGCCGTCATCTGCGGAAACAATAGCTGGACCTACCGGGATTTTTTTGATCGCCTCCGCAGTATTTCCGCCTTCATGCAGGCGGAGGGCATAAAAAAGGGCGACCGGGTAGCCATTTTGCACCCCAATTGCCATTATTACCTTGAATCATACTACGCCATCGCCCTCATCGGGGCAATCGCCGTCCCGCTGAACCATCGTTTATCCGCCGCTGAACTCGCCTTCATCCTGAATGACGCCGGCGCAAAGCTGCTTATTGCCGACCCGAAGTTCGCAAAAACGGTTGAGCAAATCCGCGGCAATATTCCCTCTCTCGAAAAGATTATCTGGACCGGCAACGCGTCCGGCGGGTTCCCGGAAGGGAAAAACGACCGCTCGTATGAAAAACTTGTTGCCGGCAAAGACGCCTTCTGCGCAGATGTTGCGGTAAAGGAGGACGATATCGCCCAGATCTACTACACGAGCGGAACGACGGGACGTCCGAAGGGGGTAATCCTTACCCATAAGAATGTTTCCCTGCATGCCCTGGGGACAATTGCGGAATTGCAGCTCACCGACCGGGATGTCTGGCTCCATGCCGCACCCTTGTTTCATCTGGCGGACGCCTGGGCAAGCTGGGCGATAACCTGGGTCGGCGGCACGCACGTTCTTGTCGGCGAATTCGCCCCGCCGCTGGTTTTGTCGGCTCTGGAAGAAAAGAAGGTCACGCTGACCAATCTTATCCCCACGATGCTCAACATGCTGATCAATTATCCGGGGGTCAAAAAATACAACTTCAGCAGCCTGCGGGTGCTGCTCAGCGGCGGCGCCCCGATCGCCCCGGAGGTTGTCCGCCGGATCGTGGAAACCTTCGGGTGCGACTACATCCAGACCTACGGAATGACCGAGACGTGCCCCTACCTGACCTTTTCCATCCTCAAGGATCACCTGCGGCGACTGCCGCCGGAAGAGCAGCTCCGCTTCAAATCAAAAACCGGTCGGGAGTTCATCGCCGTCGCTCTCAAGGTGGTGAACGATGCAGGCGGCGAGGTCAAAAAGGATGAAAAAGAGGTCGGCGAAATAATTGTGCGGGGCGATACCGTGACTCCCGGCTACTGGCAGCTCCCGGAGGAAACGGCAAAGGCCATCCGCGACGGTTGGCTCTATACCGGCGACATGGCCGTGATGGACGAAGAAGGCTATGTAACGATCGTGGATCGGAAAAAAGACATGATTGTAACCGGCGGCGAAAACGTCTATTCCACGGAGGTCGAAAATGCCCTCTACATGCATAAGGCCGTTCTGGAGTGCGCCGTAGTTGGCGTTCCCGATGAAAAGTGGGGAGAGACGGTTCACGCCACTGTTGTTTTGAAACCCGGAATAAGTGCAACGGCGGACGAGCTGATCTCGTTTTGCAAGGAGCAGATAGCGCGTTACAAAGCCCCTAAATCAGTAGAATTTTTACCGTCGCTCCCCAAGACAGGTTCCGGAAAAATAGAAAAGAAAAAGTTGCGGGAGCGCTACTGGACCGATGAGCGGAAGAAAATCTGA
- the modA gene encoding molybdate ABC transporter substrate-binding protein, with product MKSGFTRILILFLVISGVFFAKEGTCGDPVKLNLYAAAGLKKPMDVVVDKFSKEYGVKIFPNYGPSGGLYTQIIKGQPCDIYFSADWMLIEKLKEKKLLAEGKKILKDVMVLVVSKTGEEKKIKTFADLTKEGVVLSIADPRAPVGMYAEKGLRNLGLFDKIIATGNLKAKPSTVNQVAILVEKDQVDAGMIFKSVANMYKLNQVASMGYDVTGDISFGIGIIKGENEDMAKKFMAFTVAHIDEFVKYGWQPYE from the coding sequence ATGAAGAGCGGTTTTACAAGGATTTTGATCCTTTTCCTGGTCATTTCCGGTGTTTTTTTTGCGAAAGAGGGGACGTGCGGCGACCCGGTTAAATTGAATCTGTATGCCGCCGCCGGGTTGAAAAAACCCATGGATGTTGTCGTTGACAAATTCAGCAAGGAATACGGTGTGAAAATTTTCCCCAATTACGGCCCGTCGGGCGGGCTTTACACCCAGATCATAAAAGGGCAGCCGTGCGACATTTACTTCAGCGCCGACTGGATGCTGATTGAAAAACTGAAGGAAAAGAAGCTTCTGGCCGAGGGGAAAAAAATATTGAAGGATGTCATGGTGCTTGTTGTTTCCAAAACAGGCGAAGAAAAGAAGATTAAAACCTTCGCCGATCTGACGAAGGAGGGAGTGGTTCTGTCGATTGCCGATCCGCGAGCCCCTGTCGGCATGTATGCCGAAAAAGGGCTGCGGAATCTTGGCCTGTTCGACAAGATAATTGCCACGGGAAATCTCAAGGCGAAGCCAAGCACGGTAAACCAGGTGGCCATTCTGGTAGAGAAGGACCAGGTGGATGCAGGGATGATTTTCAAGAGTGTCGCAAACATGTATAAGCTCAACCAGGTTGCGTCTATGGGATACGATGTTACAGGAGATATCAGCTTCGGGATCGGAATTATCAAGGGCGAAAACGAAGATATGGCGAAGAAATTCATGGCCTTTACTGTTGCCCATATAGACGAGTTTGTCAAATACGGGTGGCAGCCCTATGAATAG
- a CDS encoding CBS domain-containing protein — protein sequence MRVRHIMSTPVVTVTSDTPVLEAAKLMKERKIERLPVVDKGKLKGIVTKDRVLHSSPSMATSLSIGEIHYLFAKLTVNDIMQKDVATVTPETTIENAVRLAQDRHVGALPVMEDGKVVGIVTTNDFFYMILNPILGIGEEGSRLIVRHCESTEQIANAFRCVADSGLHVLNASYIRSRRGSEKDLIIHVTEEDTGKLSVCLHEKCQLAVEPRDR from the coding sequence ATGCGCGTACGACACATCATGTCTACACCCGTAGTGACCGTTACCAGCGATACCCCGGTGCTGGAAGCGGCGAAACTCATGAAGGAAAGAAAGATCGAACGACTTCCAGTAGTTGACAAGGGGAAGCTCAAGGGTATCGTCACCAAGGACCGGGTGCTTCATTCCTCGCCGTCCATGGCGACAAGCCTGAGCATCGGAGAAATCCACTACCTTTTCGCCAAGTTGACGGTCAATGACATTATGCAGAAGGATGTGGCCACCGTTACCCCCGAAACGACGATAGAAAATGCCGTCCGCCTGGCTCAGGACAGGCATGTCGGCGCCCTGCCCGTCATGGAGGATGGCAAGGTTGTGGGCATAGTCACTACCAACGACTTTTTCTATATGATTCTGAACCCGATTCTGGGAATCGGCGAGGAGGGATCGCGGCTGATTGTACGCCATTGCGAATCAACGGAGCAGATCGCCAACGCCTTCCGTTGCGTGGCTGATAGCGGTCTTCACGTATTGAACGCCTCCTATATAAGAAGCCGCAGGGGCTCGGAGAAGGACCTTATCATCCACGTTACAGAAGAAGATACGGGCAAACTTTCCGTCTGTTTGCATGAAAAGTGCCAACTGGCTGTGGAGCCCCGCGATAGGTAG
- a CDS encoding gamma carbonic anhydrase family protein: MPVYEFNGKIPRISASAFVHPEAVIIGDVVIGESCFIGPGAVIRGDLGPITLGEGVSFQDNAVIHVDIGSEVVIENDVIVGHGALLHDVHILPRTIIGMGAVLMFQVICEEDSFVAAGSVVLQGMRVPAGTIVGGNPAKIIKKASAKNIIATAEGVILYRELAEKYRMTMKKIA, translated from the coding sequence ATGCCAGTTTATGAATTTAATGGAAAAATACCGCGGATATCGGCTTCCGCTTTTGTTCATCCCGAGGCCGTGATCATCGGCGACGTCGTTATCGGAGAAAGTTGTTTCATCGGCCCGGGGGCTGTGATCAGAGGGGATTTAGGTCCCATAACCCTCGGCGAGGGGGTGAGCTTTCAGGACAACGCCGTCATCCATGTCGATATCGGGTCAGAGGTTGTGATCGAAAACGACGTCATTGTCGGGCATGGGGCGCTGCTGCACGACGTGCATATCTTGCCGCGCACGATAATCGGCATGGGGGCGGTGCTGATGTTTCAAGTGATCTGCGAGGAAGACTCTTTCGTTGCGGCGGGTTCGGTAGTTCTTCAGGGAATGAGGGTTCCCGCCGGAACAATCGTCGGCGGCAATCCGGCAAAAATCATCAAGAAGGCCTCCGCAAAAAATATCATCGCTACCGCTGAAGGCGTCATCCTCTACAGGGAACTCGCCGAGAAATATCGAATGACGATGAAAAAGATTGCCTGA
- a CDS encoding TRAP transporter large permease subunit, giving the protein MHNEPISQEDNLGRFVIKPLLVIASIYSLYLVIHPFTPFAGFSLSILDLTELQRSTHVLFLLLTGYLISSQRPPGKAGVGAFVFALMAAFPLYSFWKIGLDVKLNIAATIFWMAAVLPTLYPRSSKIADKLAALLVIIPYTYHVVFFHDIIERAMIPEAWDLVLSFGLTLLLLGQVYRYIGAILPCLVLTFLLYNLHGDLMGGVFSHAVFGFDLLLAKLFSETEAGLFGMITGVSAKYLVYFTIMGGIIGVLNLGKIIANIASLASRGRADGPGIVTALASVFMGLFSGSGAADTQFVSTISKPMYEKSGYDKYTAAGIAATSGTIAMITPPVLGSLAFVMVEILSIPYLWVCIMAIGPMLLYLIAILAYNYFYVKKMGLKPIEHDQNYGWGYFRRYSYIFLPLLIIVGFIYWGYSISLAVVLAIFLFIILAYIDRTIRPKSPKVLLDGLAKGFSSLIPIGSAVVCANLILTLMVMTGLS; this is encoded by the coding sequence ATGCACAACGAGCCAATCAGTCAGGAAGACAACCTCGGGCGATTTGTCATCAAGCCCCTGCTGGTAATCGCCAGTATTTACAGCTTGTATCTGGTAATTCACCCCTTTACCCCATTTGCCGGTTTTTCTCTGAGCATTCTCGATTTGACCGAGCTGCAGCGCTCCACTCACGTTTTATTTCTGCTTTTGACCGGCTACCTTATCTCCTCCCAGCGCCCCCCCGGAAAGGCCGGAGTCGGGGCCTTCGTGTTTGCGCTCATGGCCGCCTTTCCGTTGTATTCCTTCTGGAAAATTGGTCTGGATGTTAAATTAAACATTGCCGCGACAATCTTCTGGATGGCGGCGGTGCTGCCGACCCTTTATCCCCGTTCCAGTAAAATAGCCGACAAGCTGGCGGCGCTGCTGGTGATCATTCCCTATACCTATCATGTTGTTTTTTTTCATGACATCATTGAGAGGGCCATGATTCCCGAAGCATGGGATCTGGTGCTGAGCTTCGGACTTACGCTGCTGCTGCTAGGCCAGGTGTACCGCTACATCGGGGCTATCCTGCCGTGCCTGGTACTCACCTTTCTTCTCTACAACCTCCACGGGGATCTGATGGGGGGCGTCTTTTCCCACGCCGTTTTCGGCTTCGACCTGCTGCTCGCCAAGCTCTTCAGCGAGACGGAGGCCGGTCTTTTCGGGATGATTACCGGCGTCTCCGCTAAATATCTCGTTTATTTCACCATCATGGGCGGAATCATCGGGGTTTTGAACCTGGGAAAAATCATCGCCAATATCGCCTCGCTCGCCTCCCGCGGCCGGGCGGACGGCCCCGGGATCGTCACGGCGCTCGCCTCGGTTTTCATGGGCCTGTTCAGCGGCTCCGGCGCCGCCGACACCCAGTTCGTCTCGACCATCAGCAAACCGATGTACGAAAAAAGCGGATATGACAAGTACACGGCAGCCGGAATCGCCGCCACTTCGGGAACGATCGCGATGATCACCCCGCCGGTGCTGGGATCGCTCGCCTTCGTCATGGTGGAAATCCTCTCGATTCCCTACCTGTGGGTATGCATTATGGCGATTGGCCCCATGTTGCTCTATCTGATCGCGATTCTCGCCTACAACTATTTTTACGTCAAAAAGATGGGGCTCAAGCCGATTGAACACGACCAGAATTACGGCTGGGGATATTTTCGTCGCTATTCCTATATCTTTCTGCCCCTTTTAATCATCGTGGGCTTTATCTACTGGGGATATTCAATCAGTCTCGCCGTCGTTCTGGCGATTTTTCTCTTCATCATTCTGGCTTACATAGACCGGACGATCCGCCCCAAAAGCCCGAAGGTGCTGTTAGACGGATTGGCAAAAGGATTTTCCTCCCTGATTCCGATTGGTTCAGCGGTTGTCTGCGCAAACCTGATTTTGACCTTGATGGTAATGACCGGCCTCTCC
- the wtpA gene encoding tungstate ABC transporter substrate-binding protein WtpA — protein sequence MEFDVHKVKGPLRGKFFSLLMIFLFAFVVLTGLSGRARAEEFSGKFPVFIAGSLTVPFKAVAKVYNKQYPQVEVMIEGGGSATTIRKVTELKRECGIIASADYKIVPKLMFPDYADWYIIFASNQMVLCYTEKSKFAREINADNWYKILQKDGVTYGRSDPDQDPCGYRTLMLWQLAEKHYNENGLYNKLYGARGDTMKAKAVELLALLQSGDLDYAFEYDSVARQHGLKYVQLPERINLSSAEHEEFYSRAKVSIKGAKPGQKINLVGEPILYALTIPKNYPDQKKAMSWVEFLLSEKGIKAMAASGQSSVCPAVASDKGKLPEALKKYVKYFPH from the coding sequence ATGGAGTTTGATGTTCATAAAGTGAAAGGGCCGTTGCGGGGCAAGTTTTTTTCTTTATTGATGATTTTTTTATTCGCGTTTGTTGTTCTTACAGGCTTGTCGGGCCGGGCACGGGCGGAGGAGTTTTCCGGCAAGTTTCCCGTCTTTATCGCCGGCAGCCTGACGGTTCCCTTCAAGGCGGTCGCCAAAGTGTACAACAAGCAGTATCCGCAGGTTGAAGTAATGATCGAGGGCGGCGGAAGCGCCACGACGATCCGCAAGGTCACGGAACTCAAAAGGGAGTGCGGCATCATTGCCTCGGCCGACTACAAGATCGTGCCGAAGCTGATGTTTCCCGATTACGCCGACTGGTACATCATCTTCGCATCGAATCAGATGGTGCTCTGCTATACGGAAAAATCAAAATTTGCCAGGGAAATCAACGCAGACAACTGGTACAAGATACTCCAGAAGGACGGGGTGACATATGGCCGCAGCGACCCCGATCAGGACCCCTGCGGATACCGCACCCTGATGCTCTGGCAGCTCGCGGAGAAACATTACAATGAAAACGGATTATACAACAAACTCTACGGCGCCCGGGGCGATACGATGAAGGCCAAAGCGGTCGAGCTGCTCGCGCTTCTGCAGTCAGGCGATCTCGACTACGCCTTTGAGTACGACTCCGTTGCCCGGCAGCATGGACTGAAGTATGTTCAGTTGCCTGAAAGAATTAATCTTTCCAGTGCCGAGCATGAAGAATTCTACTCCCGGGCCAAGGTAAGCATCAAGGGTGCCAAGCCCGGCCAGAAGATCAATCTGGTCGGAGAACCGATTCTTTACGCGCTCACGATTCCGAAAAATTACCCCGACCAGAAAAAGGCGATGAGTTGGGTAGAATTTCTGCTGAGCGAAAAGGGAATCAAGGCGATGGCTGCCTCCGGCCAGAGTTCCGTTTGCCCCGCCGTAGCCAGTGACAAAGGCAAGCTTCCGGAGGCGCTCAAAAAGTATGTAAAATATTTTCCGCATTGA